The Microbacterium sp. Nx66 genome contains a region encoding:
- a CDS encoding flavin monoamine oxidase family protein, which produces MRITRRTLLLGAGAGAVSVLLASCTPEPEPTPTPTRTREPEPPPGVPAPSGSIRSTWTTDPFAGGAASFTPVGVLAATRTALAQPVDDRLFFAGEATDDEAPGTVRGALRSGRRAARELTVAAEDGERVAVIGAGIAGATAAAQLAEDGLQVTVFEARDRVGGRILSRTGDDWPVPVQLGAWLFGDADAELLDAIDEGDMELVDLDGARWRSAEGDVDPVDPQPVEAAVTTAQSAPQDSSVADALVAAGIDPEDPATAALLALLAARTGADAADLSSWFAPPLPDAALQGVGDDLTPFIESTLDGVKVGLSSPVTRLAWDDTGVSVRLGTGEALSFDRVLLTVPLGVLQEQAIEFDPPLPFDNRGAVSALGMGAIETVWLRWDEPFWDGDEAIWHAVGEDIAIPTWINLRPSTGENVLVGIVGGAAARDFAELGEAEAVEAALGSLALYA; this is translated from the coding sequence ATGAGGATCACGCGCCGTACCCTGCTCCTCGGCGCCGGTGCCGGTGCCGTCTCGGTGCTTCTCGCCTCCTGCACGCCGGAGCCGGAACCGACGCCGACCCCCACTCGCACGCGCGAACCGGAGCCGCCGCCCGGTGTCCCCGCTCCGAGCGGCAGTATCCGCAGCACCTGGACCACCGACCCGTTCGCCGGGGGCGCCGCGAGCTTCACTCCCGTGGGGGTGCTCGCGGCGACCCGCACGGCGCTCGCGCAGCCCGTCGACGACCGGCTCTTCTTCGCTGGCGAGGCGACCGACGACGAGGCGCCGGGTACCGTCCGCGGCGCCCTGCGGTCGGGCCGCCGTGCTGCTCGGGAGCTCACCGTCGCCGCGGAGGACGGCGAGCGGGTGGCCGTGATCGGCGCCGGGATCGCCGGGGCGACCGCCGCGGCGCAGCTCGCGGAGGACGGCCTGCAGGTGACGGTGTTCGAAGCGCGCGACCGCGTCGGCGGTCGGATCCTCTCCCGCACGGGCGACGACTGGCCGGTTCCGGTGCAGCTCGGCGCGTGGCTGTTCGGCGACGCCGACGCGGAGCTTCTCGATGCGATCGATGAGGGGGACATGGAGCTCGTCGACCTCGACGGGGCGCGGTGGCGCTCCGCCGAGGGCGACGTCGACCCCGTGGATCCGCAGCCGGTGGAGGCCGCGGTGACCACGGCGCAGTCCGCCCCGCAGGACTCCTCGGTGGCGGACGCCCTGGTGGCGGCCGGCATCGACCCGGAGGATCCCGCGACCGCCGCCCTCCTCGCGCTCCTCGCCGCACGCACGGGCGCCGACGCCGCCGACCTGTCGAGCTGGTTCGCCCCGCCGCTCCCGGACGCAGCGCTGCAGGGCGTCGGCGACGATCTGACCCCGTTCATCGAGAGCACCTTGGACGGGGTGAAGGTCGGGCTGAGCTCCCCGGTCACCCGTCTCGCGTGGGACGACACCGGCGTGAGCGTGCGCCTCGGCACCGGCGAGGCCCTCTCCTTCGACCGGGTGCTGCTGACGGTGCCGCTCGGGGTGCTGCAGGAGCAGGCCATCGAGTTCGATCCGCCGCTGCCGTTCGACAACCGCGGCGCCGTGTCCGCGCTCGGCATGGGTGCGATCGAGACGGTCTGGCTGCGGTGGGACGAGCCGTTCTGGGACGGCGACGAGGCGATCTGGCACGCGGTCGGCGAGGACATCGCGATCCCCACGTGGATCAACCTCCGCCCCTCGACCGGCGAGAACGTGCTCGTCGGGATCGTGGGCGGTGCGGCCGCGCGGGACTTCGCGGAGCTCGGGGAGGCCGAGGCCGTCGAGGCGGCGCTCGGGTCGCTGGCGCTCTACGCCTGA
- a CDS encoding DoxX family protein, with translation MSTPRTIGRIFLGASLVFAGVSHLTFARGEFQAQVPESLPLDPDTTVLASGVAEVALGSALLLARRRRRSVGTVAALFFAAVFPGNVAQWMHHRDGFGLDTDMKRFVRLFFQPALIALALWSTRAPRR, from the coding sequence ATGTCGACTCCCCGCACCATCGGCCGGATCTTCCTCGGCGCCTCGCTCGTGTTCGCCGGCGTCTCCCACCTCACGTTCGCCCGAGGGGAGTTCCAGGCGCAGGTGCCGGAATCGCTGCCGCTCGATCCGGACACCACGGTGCTCGCGTCCGGCGTCGCCGAGGTCGCACTCGGCTCCGCTCTCCTTCTCGCCCGTCGCCGCCGTCGCTCGGTCGGCACCGTCGCCGCTCTCTTCTTCGCCGCGGTGTTCCCCGGCAACGTGGCCCAGTGGATGCATCATCGCGACGGCTTCGGCCTCGACACCGATATGAAGCGCTTCGTGCGTCTGTTCTTCCAGCCGGCCCTCATCGCGCTGGCTCTGTGGTCCACGCGCGCCCCGCGGCGCTGA
- a CDS encoding SDR family NAD(P)-dependent oxidoreductase, with product MTDAPDATPDLGPGIDPDDLATTLRVLAELHTIDNEHPDFVAVRHATAAMFKAVKRVRRKEIRDAIAEADKAVVARTATGAPDRIDDETRGNDLATSVVDAPIAGELLKPRNCYICKQPYTLVDAFYHQLCPDCARFSHGKRTARTDLTGKRALLTGGRAKIGMHIALRLLRDGAHTTITTRFPRDAVRRFSALPDAGDWLHRLRVVGIDLRDPAQVIGLADSVAAQGPLDILINNAAQTVRRSPGAYSLLADAELQPLPDGPLPEMETFGHTVDPHPQALQASVDSHPLLSVAALGGTVAEQGGQALTAEDLARLAMAPGSSSLEKHADGTAIDAGGLVPDVNRVNSWVQSVDQVDPLEMLEVQLANTTAPFLLISRLRASMAASPSRRKYVVNVSAMEGQFSRRYKGPGHPHTNMAKAALNMLTRTSAGEMLETDGILMTAVDTGWITDERPHYTKVRLAEEGFHAPLDLVDGAARVYDPIVRGEAGEDIHGVFLKDYEPSPW from the coding sequence ATGACCGACGCGCCCGACGCCACTCCCGACCTGGGCCCCGGCATCGACCCCGACGACCTCGCCACCACGCTGCGCGTCCTCGCCGAGCTGCACACGATCGACAACGAGCACCCCGACTTCGTGGCCGTGCGCCACGCGACCGCGGCGATGTTCAAGGCGGTCAAGCGCGTGCGGCGCAAGGAGATCCGGGACGCGATCGCCGAGGCGGACAAGGCCGTCGTCGCTCGCACCGCCACCGGCGCTCCCGACCGCATCGACGACGAGACGCGCGGCAACGATCTCGCCACGAGCGTGGTGGACGCGCCCATCGCCGGCGAGCTCCTCAAACCCCGCAACTGCTACATCTGCAAGCAGCCGTACACGCTCGTCGACGCGTTCTACCACCAGCTCTGCCCTGACTGCGCGCGCTTCAGCCACGGCAAGCGCACCGCCCGCACGGACCTCACCGGCAAGCGCGCTCTGCTCACCGGCGGCCGCGCGAAGATCGGCATGCACATCGCGCTGCGCCTCCTCCGCGACGGCGCGCACACCACGATCACCACCCGGTTCCCGCGCGACGCGGTGCGCCGGTTCTCGGCCCTGCCGGATGCGGGCGACTGGCTGCACCGGCTGCGCGTGGTCGGCATCGACCTCCGCGACCCGGCCCAGGTGATCGGGCTCGCCGACTCGGTCGCCGCGCAGGGGCCCCTCGACATCCTCATCAACAACGCCGCCCAGACGGTCCGCCGCTCGCCGGGAGCCTATTCGCTGCTCGCCGACGCGGAGCTCCAGCCGCTGCCGGACGGGCCGCTGCCGGAGATGGAGACCTTCGGGCACACCGTCGACCCGCACCCGCAGGCGCTGCAGGCCTCGGTCGATTCGCACCCGCTGCTGTCGGTGGCCGCGCTCGGGGGCACGGTCGCAGAGCAGGGGGGACAGGCGCTCACCGCGGAAGACCTCGCACGGCTCGCGATGGCACCGGGCTCGTCCTCGCTGGAGAAGCACGCGGACGGCACGGCGATCGACGCGGGCGGACTCGTGCCGGACGTGAACCGCGTCAACAGCTGGGTGCAGTCCGTGGATCAGGTCGATCCGCTGGAGATGCTCGAGGTGCAGCTCGCCAACACGACCGCGCCGTTCCTGCTCATCAGCCGGCTGCGGGCGTCGATGGCCGCGTCGCCGTCGCGCCGGAAGTACGTCGTGAACGTCTCCGCGATGGAGGGACAGTTCTCCCGGCGCTACAAGGGTCCAGGCCACCCGCACACGAACATGGCGAAGGCCGCGCTGAACATGCTGACCCGTACGAGCGCGGGGGAGATGCTGGAGACGGACGGCATCCTCATGACCGCCGTCGACACCGGCTGGATCACCGACGAGCGCCCGCACTACACGAAGGTCCGGCTCGCGGAGGAGGGCTTCCACGCCCCGCTCGACCTGGTCGACGGCGCCGCCCGCGTGTACGACCCGATCGTGCGCGGCGAGGCCGGCGAGGACATCCACGGCGTCTTCCTCAAGGACTACGAGCCCAGCCCCTGGTGA
- a CDS encoding M15 family metallopeptidase: protein MNDLHTPRAVRARRRRRIATTASVLALAVVAAVAVQQSLSAAFAETAPIVAPATTGSSGSDTDPHPPTTGSVLAPSEADGVIRDGDQPTVFDVDRIAVGNLDPALLDALQRAASDAEADGVTFVVNSGWRSATLQEQLLRDAIDDYGSEEEARRWVATAETSAHVSGDAVDLGPLPTLDWLAQRGWRYGLCQTYANESWHYELRPEAVEDGCPAQYADATEDPRMQR, encoded by the coding sequence ATGAACGACCTCCACACCCCCCGAGCCGTCCGGGCACGGCGCCGTCGGCGGATCGCCACCACGGCCTCCGTGCTGGCACTCGCCGTGGTCGCCGCCGTCGCCGTGCAGCAGTCGCTCTCGGCCGCGTTCGCCGAGACCGCCCCGATCGTCGCGCCCGCCACCACCGGCTCCTCCGGCTCCGACACCGATCCGCATCCGCCGACCACCGGATCGGTGCTCGCCCCGAGCGAGGCGGACGGCGTGATCCGCGACGGCGATCAGCCGACGGTCTTCGACGTCGACAGGATCGCCGTCGGCAACCTCGACCCCGCGCTGCTCGACGCCCTCCAGCGTGCCGCCTCCGATGCCGAGGCCGACGGGGTCACCTTCGTCGTGAACAGCGGATGGCGGTCGGCCACGCTGCAGGAGCAGCTGCTCCGCGACGCCATCGACGACTACGGCTCGGAGGAGGAGGCGCGCCGTTGGGTGGCGACCGCCGAGACCTCGGCGCACGTCTCCGGCGACGCGGTCGACCTCGGTCCGCTCCCCACCCTCGACTGGCTCGCCCAGCGCGGCTGGCGCTACGGGCTCTGCCAGACCTACGCCAACGAGTCCTGGCACTACGAGCTGCGACCGGAGGCTGTCGAGGACGGCTGCCCCGCACAGTACGCCGATGCCACCGAAGACCCGAGGATGCAGCGATGA
- a CDS encoding sensor histidine kinase, whose translation MSVRLKLTLSYAGIVVVSGLLLLGAVALYLLRYVPDVQIPVVEFFVPNRSDLIRAFVPVAAMVMVALLAIGLGGGWLLAGRMLAPLDRIGDAARLAAQGSLSHRIRMEGPSDEFRDLADVFDTMLEQLEAHVSEQQRFAANASHELRTPLAISQTLLDVARTDPDRDVDALIDRLREVNTRAIDLTEALLLLSRADQRTFPRTLVDLSLLAEESVEALLPLADRRGVEVEVSGVPATVLGSSALLPQLVMNLVANAIVHNRGDGGGSVAVRTHSLPDAVALVVENTGAELPASQVATLVEPFQRGTERTRGAEHAGVGLGLAIVQRITQTHGGTLVLTPRTGGGLIVTVWFPHPYPG comes from the coding sequence ATGAGCGTCCGCCTCAAGCTGACGCTGAGCTACGCGGGCATCGTCGTCGTCTCCGGCCTCCTGCTGCTCGGCGCCGTGGCGCTCTACCTCCTGCGGTACGTCCCGGATGTGCAGATCCCCGTCGTCGAGTTCTTCGTCCCCAACCGCTCGGACCTGATCCGGGCGTTCGTGCCCGTCGCCGCGATGGTGATGGTCGCCCTGCTCGCGATCGGTCTCGGCGGCGGGTGGCTGCTCGCCGGCCGGATGCTGGCCCCGCTCGACCGCATCGGCGACGCGGCCCGGCTCGCGGCCCAGGGCTCGCTGTCGCACCGGATCCGCATGGAGGGCCCGAGCGACGAGTTCCGCGACCTCGCCGACGTCTTCGACACCATGCTGGAGCAGCTGGAGGCGCACGTCTCCGAGCAGCAGCGCTTCGCCGCGAACGCCTCGCACGAGCTGCGGACCCCCTTGGCCATCTCGCAGACGCTCCTCGACGTGGCCCGCACCGATCCCGACCGCGACGTCGACGCCCTCATCGACCGGCTCCGCGAGGTGAACACGCGTGCGATCGACCTCACCGAGGCGCTGCTGCTGCTGAGCAGGGCGGATCAGCGCACCTTCCCGCGGACCCTCGTCGACCTGTCGCTCCTGGCCGAGGAGTCCGTCGAGGCCCTCCTCCCGCTCGCCGACCGCCGCGGGGTCGAGGTCGAGGTCTCCGGCGTCCCGGCGACCGTGCTCGGCTCCTCCGCCCTGCTGCCGCAACTCGTCATGAACCTCGTCGCCAACGCGATCGTCCACAACCGGGGCGACGGCGGCGGCTCCGTCGCGGTGCGCACGCACTCCCTCCCGGATGCGGTGGCCCTCGTCGTGGAGAACACCGGTGCGGAGCTCCCCGCCTCCCAGGTCGCCACGCTCGTCGAACCCTTCCAGCGCGGCACCGAGCGCACGCGGGGAGCGGAGCACGCCGGGGTGGGCCTCGGCCTCGCGATCGTCCAGCGCATCACCCAGACACACGGCGGAACCCTCGTGCTGACCCCCCGCACCGGCGGAGGCCTCATCGTGACCGTCTGGTTCCCGCACCCCTATCCCGGCTGA
- a CDS encoding ribonuclease H family protein: MTITAAADGSALGNPGPNGWAWYIDDANWAAGGSPHGTNNQGELRAVLELLRATAGTDEKLLIECDSRYVIDSVTKWMPGWKRRGWRKSDGGPVLNRDLLEGIDEALRGRDVEFSWVKGHAGHPLNEAADERANAAAKAYQQKQEPRRGPGFTRATDAGAAVAASAPVAAAAAPSPTSAAPSRTPAPVAEADFAQPLWAETSDLLDGLDLAQDDPIVLQVPLSPDEHARLRDRAEAQGITLEEALRRLI; this comes from the coding sequence ATGACCATCACCGCCGCCGCAGACGGCTCCGCCCTGGGCAACCCCGGCCCGAACGGCTGGGCCTGGTACATCGACGACGCGAACTGGGCGGCCGGCGGCTCCCCGCACGGCACGAACAACCAGGGCGAGCTCCGCGCCGTCCTCGAACTGCTCCGGGCGACGGCCGGCACCGACGAGAAGCTGCTGATCGAGTGCGACAGCCGTTACGTGATCGACTCCGTGACGAAGTGGATGCCGGGCTGGAAGCGCCGCGGATGGCGGAAGTCCGACGGCGGGCCCGTGCTGAACCGCGACCTCCTCGAGGGGATCGACGAGGCCCTGCGCGGTCGCGACGTCGAGTTCTCCTGGGTCAAGGGCCACGCCGGGCACCCGCTGAACGAAGCCGCCGACGAGCGCGCGAACGCCGCCGCCAAGGCCTATCAGCAGAAGCAGGAGCCGCGGCGAGGCCCCGGGTTCACCCGCGCGACCGACGCCGGAGCCGCCGTCGCGGCCTCTGCACCGGTCGCCGCGGCCGCTGCACCGTCGCCCACTTCCGCGGCCCCGTCCCGCACCCCGGCGCCCGTCGCGGAGGCGGACTTCGCCCAGCCGCTGTGGGCCGAGACCTCCGACCTCCTCGACGGACTCGACCTCGCCCAGGACGACCCCATCGTGCTCCAGGTCCCGCTGTCCCCCGACGAGCACGCCCGCCTCAGGGACCGCGCCGAAGCGCAGGGCATCACCCTGGAAGAAGCGCTCCGCCGCCTGATCTGA
- a CDS encoding SRPBCC family protein, whose protein sequence is MPVTDIITDAENLTMTVVADLAAPVERVWAAYTDPQQLERFWGPPGWPATFTQWDHTVGGRAVYTMNGPRGEKASGTWEFLEIDAPRSFTVLDSFADEDGTPDANLPSMRMTFTFEPTAEGTRMVNTSHFTSAEALEQVVAMGAVEGTRMAMAQLDAVLQDLRDYAQGKGTRVELLDDTHVRITRLVEGPRELVWRAHFEPELIRQWMLGPDGWEMTECVSATEVGQSYRNSWAPVGDTEGEPFGFEGEALLIDAPKRAVTTERMQGMPTETLNDLNLYEEDGATLVTVLIEYPDKETRDMILATGMADGMEASFARLERELLSV, encoded by the coding sequence ATGCCTGTCACGGACATCATCACGGATGCCGAGAACCTCACCATGACCGTCGTCGCCGACCTCGCCGCGCCCGTCGAGCGCGTCTGGGCCGCCTACACCGACCCGCAGCAGCTCGAGCGGTTCTGGGGTCCTCCCGGCTGGCCGGCCACCTTCACCCAGTGGGACCACACCGTCGGAGGCCGAGCCGTCTACACGATGAACGGTCCCCGCGGGGAGAAGGCCTCCGGCACGTGGGAGTTCCTGGAGATCGACGCGCCGCGCAGCTTCACGGTGCTCGACTCGTTCGCCGACGAGGACGGCACGCCGGACGCGAACCTCCCCTCCATGCGCATGACGTTCACGTTCGAGCCGACGGCCGAGGGCACGCGCATGGTCAACACGAGCCACTTCACGTCCGCCGAGGCGCTCGAGCAGGTCGTCGCGATGGGCGCCGTGGAGGGCACCCGGATGGCCATGGCCCAGCTCGACGCCGTGCTGCAGGACCTCCGCGACTACGCGCAGGGCAAGGGCACGCGGGTGGAGCTGCTGGACGACACGCACGTGCGCATCACCCGCCTCGTCGAGGGTCCGCGCGAGCTGGTGTGGCGCGCCCACTTCGAGCCCGAGCTCATCCGGCAGTGGATGCTCGGCCCGGACGGGTGGGAGATGACCGAGTGCGTGTCGGCGACCGAGGTCGGCCAGTCGTACCGGAACTCCTGGGCGCCCGTGGGCGACACGGAGGGTGAGCCGTTCGGATTCGAGGGGGAGGCGCTGCTGATCGACGCCCCGAAGCGCGCCGTCACCACCGAGCGGATGCAGGGCATGCCGACCGAGACGCTCAACGACCTCAACCTCTACGAGGAGGACGGCGCGACCCTCGTCACGGTGCTCATCGAGTACCCCGACAAGGAGACGCGGGACATGATCCTCGCCACCGGCATGGCCGACGGCATGGAGGCCTCGTTCGCGCGACTGGAGCGGGAGCTGCTGTCCGTCTGA
- a CDS encoding M4 family metallopeptidase, protein MSSAESFPHPGVVPSYLLARLAESGRFPKAAAAARQTLTAGRPPFRARIDLSIDENGDLVAQLSDAPNRTISDAGNTQQLPGAVVRTEDDEPVADTAVNEAFDGLGATFEMLLSAFGRNSLDDAGAPLDATVHYGVDYDNAFWDGERMVFGDGDGEVFQHFTGSLTVIGHELAHGVVQHTANLEYQGQPGALNESVADVFGALTEQYALGQSADQASWLIGAEIFTDAVEGSALRSMIAPGTAYDDDELGKDPQPDHMSGFVRTTEDNGGVHINSGIPNRAFALFALDLGGNAWERAGTVWYRALTGGLSSTANFTDFADATVAAAATVDQETVAAARRAWTTVGVYEDDRGPDAA, encoded by the coding sequence ATGAGCAGCGCAGAATCCTTCCCGCACCCCGGCGTCGTCCCCTCCTACCTGCTCGCGCGCCTGGCCGAGTCGGGTCGCTTCCCCAAGGCCGCGGCCGCCGCCCGGCAGACGCTCACCGCCGGGCGCCCGCCCTTCCGCGCCCGCATCGACCTCTCCATCGACGAGAACGGCGACCTCGTCGCGCAGCTCTCCGATGCGCCGAACCGCACGATCAGCGACGCCGGCAACACGCAGCAGCTCCCGGGGGCCGTGGTCCGCACGGAAGACGACGAGCCGGTCGCCGACACCGCCGTCAACGAGGCGTTCGACGGCCTGGGCGCGACGTTCGAGATGCTGCTCTCCGCGTTCGGCCGCAACTCGCTCGACGACGCCGGCGCTCCCCTCGACGCGACCGTCCATTACGGCGTCGACTACGACAACGCGTTCTGGGACGGCGAGCGCATGGTGTTCGGCGACGGCGACGGCGAGGTGTTCCAGCACTTCACCGGCTCGCTCACCGTGATCGGGCATGAGCTCGCCCACGGCGTCGTGCAGCACACGGCGAACCTGGAGTATCAGGGCCAGCCGGGCGCACTGAACGAGTCCGTCGCCGACGTGTTCGGCGCCCTCACCGAGCAGTACGCGCTGGGGCAGTCCGCCGACCAGGCGAGCTGGCTCATCGGGGCGGAGATCTTCACCGACGCCGTGGAGGGGTCGGCTCTGCGCTCCATGATCGCGCCGGGCACGGCCTACGACGACGATGAACTCGGGAAAGACCCGCAACCCGACCACATGAGCGGGTTCGTGCGCACGACCGAAGACAACGGAGGCGTGCACATCAACTCCGGCATCCCGAACCGCGCCTTCGCCCTCTTCGCCCTCGACCTCGGCGGCAACGCCTGGGAGCGCGCCGGCACGGTCTGGTACCGGGCGCTCACCGGCGGCCTGTCGAGCACCGCGAACTTCACGGACTTCGCCGACGCCACGGTCGCCGCAGCGGCCACGGTCGATCAGGAGACGGTCGCCGCGGCTCGACGTGCCTGGACGACCGTGGGAGTCTATGAGGATGACCGAGGACCCGACGCCGCCTGA
- a CDS encoding protealysin inhibitor emfourin, translating to MTEDPTPPDAPVVIAVVRSGGLAGIRRQWRVEAEPPDAEEWIGLIDSCPWDDDVDTEPGADRFVWSIRARTPSERRERELPDSAVDGPWRALVDAVREAARDA from the coding sequence ATGACCGAGGACCCGACGCCGCCTGACGCCCCCGTCGTCATCGCCGTCGTGCGCTCGGGAGGGCTCGCCGGCATCCGTCGCCAGTGGCGCGTGGAGGCCGAGCCGCCGGACGCCGAGGAGTGGATCGGCCTCATCGACAGCTGCCCCTGGGACGACGACGTCGACACGGAGCCGGGGGCCGACCGGTTCGTGTGGAGCATCCGCGCCCGCACCCCGTCCGAGCGCCGGGAGCGGGAGCTGCCCGACTCCGCCGTGGACGGTCCGTGGCGCGCCCTCGTCGATGCCGTGCGGGAGGCCGCTCGCGACGCGTGA
- a CDS encoding Pr6Pr family membrane protein, whose translation MNRRTVFGLLRLTAAAVCLIALIHRLAWGLASNTIASQNFFAYLTNQSNIAFVVLLTIAGVLALRRARDPRWLTVALALVLTWTITAGLVFAILVWQAGVRGIRIDVPWSDQVLHFWLPAVTVAAWALAPGHRAVPWRVIPVTLAYPVLWGVATLIRGPLIGWYPYYFLDPRQVSGPVEFTASCAIALAVFAAVATALVLISRLPDPWDRARTEPPPEDSAPAEAARETVQA comes from the coding sequence GTGAACAGGCGCACCGTCTTCGGCCTGCTCCGGCTCACCGCCGCCGCCGTCTGCCTCATCGCGCTGATCCACCGCCTCGCGTGGGGACTCGCGTCGAACACCATCGCGAGCCAGAACTTCTTCGCGTATCTGACCAATCAGTCGAACATCGCCTTCGTCGTCCTCCTGACCATCGCCGGAGTCCTCGCGCTGCGGAGAGCCCGCGATCCGCGGTGGCTCACCGTGGCGCTCGCCCTCGTGCTCACCTGGACGATCACCGCCGGACTCGTGTTCGCGATCCTGGTCTGGCAGGCCGGAGTCCGAGGGATCCGCATCGACGTGCCGTGGTCGGATCAGGTGCTGCACTTCTGGCTGCCCGCGGTGACCGTCGCGGCCTGGGCCCTGGCCCCGGGGCATCGGGCGGTGCCGTGGCGGGTGATCCCGGTGACCCTGGCGTACCCGGTGCTGTGGGGCGTCGCGACACTCATCCGCGGACCGCTGATCGGCTGGTACCCGTACTACTTCCTCGACCCGCGGCAGGTGAGCGGTCCGGTCGAGTTCACGGCCTCCTGCGCGATCGCGCTGGCCGTCTTCGCCGCCGTGGCGACCGCGCTCGTGCTCATCAGCCGCCTGCCGGACCCGTGGGACCGCGCTCGTACGGAGCCGCCGCCCGAGGACAGCGCCCCGGCCGAGGCCGCACGCGAGACGGTTCAGGCGTAG
- a CDS encoding response regulator transcription factor, with amino-acid sequence MRVLIVEDEPYLAEAVRDGLRLEAIAADIAGDGDTALELLSINAYDIAILDRDVPGPSGDDIARWIVASGSGIPILMLTAADRLDDKASGFELGADDYLTKPFELRELVLRLRALDRRRQRARPPVLEIAGLRLDPFRREVYRDGRYVALTRKQFAVLEVLVEAEGGVVSAEELLERAWDENADPFTNAVRITVSSLRKRLGEPWLILTVPGVGYRIGADPDA; translated from the coding sequence ATGCGTGTGCTGATCGTCGAGGACGAGCCCTACCTCGCCGAGGCGGTCCGCGACGGGCTGCGGCTCGAGGCGATCGCGGCCGACATCGCCGGCGACGGCGACACCGCGCTCGAGCTCCTGAGCATCAACGCGTACGACATCGCGATCCTCGACCGCGACGTGCCGGGGCCGTCCGGCGATGACATCGCGCGCTGGATCGTCGCCTCGGGCAGCGGCATCCCGATCCTCATGCTCACGGCCGCCGACCGGCTGGACGACAAGGCCTCCGGGTTCGAGCTCGGCGCCGACGACTACCTCACCAAGCCGTTCGAGCTGCGGGAGCTGGTGCTGCGGCTGCGCGCCCTCGATCGCCGCCGCCAGCGCGCGCGACCGCCGGTGCTGGAGATCGCCGGTCTTCGTCTCGACCCGTTCCGCCGCGAGGTCTACCGCGACGGCCGGTACGTCGCCCTCACCCGCAAGCAGTTCGCCGTGCTGGAGGTGCTCGTCGAGGCCGAGGGCGGGGTGGTCAGCGCCGAGGAGCTGCTGGAACGGGCGTGGGACGAGAACGCCGACCCGTTCACGAACGCCGTCCGCATCACCGTCTCCTCGCTGCGCAAGCGCCTCGGCGAGCCGTGGCTGATCCTCACGGTGCCCGGCGTCGGCTACCGGATCGGGGCCGACCCGGATGCGTAG
- the alr gene encoding alanine racemase — protein MTAVLPEGATLSRLHAPTLSTLPGAVAENLRRVRAAAAVPVMAVVKADAYGHGMVAVATAAVAAGAEWLGVTDVAEGVALREAGLRVPILAWLHPAGIDAALAAAAGVDVAVGSVEELRQLAADATASVRVHLHLDTGMARGGCPVEDWDTLLRTARAARGRIDVVGVMGHLPCADAADPRANAAAMLRMRQGRDAVLRAGFGPLLVHLAATSGALTDPATHFDMVRVGAALVGIDPSETVSLVGASRFTAPVVHSAAVPAGTVVGYGGTHTTATATHLSVVGVGYADGIPREVGPGAGVEIGGERHLIVGRVSMDQIVVDTGGRAFPRGAVATVFGPDGGAVPSVQEWARWAGTIPHTIVTGIGPRVRRSVA, from the coding sequence ATGACCGCGGTGCTCCCGGAGGGGGCGACCCTGTCCCGCCTGCACGCACCGACCCTGTCCACCCTTCCGGGTGCCGTCGCCGAGAACCTCCGCCGCGTGCGGGCCGCCGCTGCGGTTCCCGTCATGGCCGTGGTCAAGGCCGACGCCTACGGTCACGGCATGGTGGCGGTGGCGACCGCCGCCGTGGCCGCGGGAGCCGAGTGGCTCGGGGTCACCGACGTCGCCGAGGGGGTCGCGCTGCGCGAGGCCGGCCTGCGCGTGCCGATCCTCGCCTGGCTGCATCCGGCGGGCATCGACGCGGCGCTCGCGGCCGCTGCGGGGGTCGACGTGGCCGTGGGTTCCGTCGAGGAGCTGCGCCAGCTCGCGGCCGATGCCACCGCTTCCGTGCGGGTGCACCTGCACCTCGACACCGGGATGGCGCGCGGAGGGTGTCCCGTGGAGGACTGGGACACTCTGCTGCGCACGGCGAGGGCGGCCCGTGGACGGATCGACGTCGTCGGGGTGATGGGGCACCTCCCCTGCGCGGACGCCGCGGATCCGCGGGCGAACGCGGCCGCGATGCTGCGGATGCGCCAGGGGAGGGACGCGGTCCTGCGCGCCGGGTTCGGACCGCTGCTCGTGCACCTCGCGGCGACGTCGGGGGCTCTCACGGACCCCGCCACGCACTTCGACATGGTGCGGGTGGGGGCCGCCCTCGTGGGGATCGACCCGTCCGAGACGGTGTCGTTGGTCGGGGCCTCCCGGTTCACCGCGCCCGTGGTGCACAGCGCCGCCGTGCCGGCCGGAACCGTCGTGGGCTACGGGGGCACGCACACGACGGCGACGGCCACGCACCTGAGCGTCGTGGGCGTCGGGTACGCGGACGGCATCCCGCGGGAGGTCGGGCCGGGTGCGGGGGTGGAGATCGGAGGGGAACGGCACCTGATCGTCGGGAGGGTGTCGATGGATCAGATCGTCGTCGACACCGGGGGGAGGGCGTTCCCGCGGGGAGCGGTCGCGACGGTGTTCGGGCCGGACGGCGGCGCAGTGCCGTCGGTGCAGGAGTGGGCGCGGTGGGCGGGCACGATCCCGCACACCATCGTCACGGGCATCGGCCCGCGAGTGAGAAGGAGCGTGGCATGA